Proteins encoded together in one Ictidomys tridecemlineatus isolate mIctTri1 chromosome 3, mIctTri1.hap1, whole genome shotgun sequence window:
- the LOC120890357 gene encoding mitochondrial inner membrane protease subunit 2: MAQSQGWVKRYLKAFCKGFFVAVPVAVTFLDRVACVARVEGASMQPSLNPGGSQSSDGVLLNHWKVRNFEVQRGDIVSLVIWNAFRICGF, encoded by the coding sequence ATGGCACAGTCACAGGGCTGGGTGAAAAGATACTTGAAGGCCTTTTGTAAAGGCTTCTTTGTGGCAGTGCCCGTGGCAGTGACTTTCTTGGATCGGGTTGCCTGTGTTGCAAGAGTGGAAGGAGCATCAATGCAGCCTTCTTTGAATCCTGGGGGAAGCCAGTCATCAGATGGGGTACTTTTGAACCACTGGAAAGTAAGGAATTTTGAAGTACAACGTGGTGACATTGTATCATTGGTAATTTGGAATGCTTTTAGAATCTGtggtttctga